The following are encoded in a window of Nibricoccus aquaticus genomic DNA:
- a CDS encoding YiiD C-terminal domain-containing protein — protein sequence MKPVKVPALELFLHEMIPLAKAMGVGVEVSDDRALTLTAPKEQNKNSLNTAFGGSLVSLATLAGYGVVWELMRTEKKSPEEKTQWHIVVKESRAAYRKPVIGDLRAICERPAQAAISEFKEALARYGKAKLKLRARVIEDGQTAVDVHAAFVVSR from the coding sequence ATGAAGCCGGTCAAGGTCCCAGCCCTCGAGTTATTCCTCCACGAGATGATCCCCCTCGCGAAAGCGATGGGTGTCGGCGTGGAAGTCAGCGACGACCGCGCGCTCACGCTCACCGCCCCGAAGGAGCAGAATAAAAACTCCCTCAACACCGCGTTCGGCGGCAGCCTCGTCTCCCTCGCCACCCTCGCCGGCTACGGCGTCGTCTGGGAACTGATGCGCACGGAAAAAAAATCCCCCGAGGAAAAAACGCAGTGGCACATCGTCGTGAAAGAAAGCCGCGCCGCTTACCGCAAGCCCGTCATCGGCGACCTCCGCGCCATCTGCGAACGCCCCGCGCAAGCCGCCATTTCCGAATTTAAGGAAGCCCTCGCCCGCTACGGCAAAGCCAAGCTCAAGCTCCGCGCCCGCGTCATCGAAGACGGCCAGACCGCCGTCGACGTTCATGCAGCGTTTGTGGTGTCGCGGTAA
- a CDS encoding DUF4261 domain-containing protein — MSLLVAMVVLEKSELPTDELLASCNDRSLISDLQSRDRVVSFVIGEVQINCGLVEAPIPRGELMPLLKTSPYWHGSDDKIADHKAHLIVAASGDIEKKLLALALTRAVSKILRSTAGSIAVYWGAGSIVTAKDSFCAFADSSSSDQLPLYLWVDFRCFPKEKGWALFTHGLKSLGFMEIEVSQSPLSASETVGFVFNTAHYLLDFGPVLKDGDTIGMSADQKIKITHVDSAYQPGQMVYHLEMLS; from the coding sequence ATGAGTCTGCTCGTGGCTATGGTCGTTCTGGAAAAATCAGAATTACCGACCGACGAATTGCTGGCTTCCTGTAACGACCGATCGCTCATCTCAGACCTGCAGTCGCGTGATCGAGTGGTTTCTTTCGTCATCGGTGAGGTTCAGATTAACTGCGGTCTGGTCGAAGCACCGATCCCTCGTGGTGAGCTAATGCCACTCCTAAAAACGTCGCCTTACTGGCACGGCAGCGACGACAAGATTGCAGATCATAAAGCGCACCTGATTGTCGCAGCTTCGGGAGATATTGAAAAAAAGCTGCTAGCGCTGGCTCTGACACGAGCCGTTTCCAAAATTCTCAGATCAACCGCCGGCTCTATCGCCGTATACTGGGGTGCAGGGAGCATCGTTACCGCGAAGGATTCATTCTGTGCCTTCGCTGATTCATCCAGTTCGGACCAGTTGCCTCTATATCTGTGGGTAGACTTCCGGTGCTTCCCGAAAGAAAAAGGATGGGCGCTCTTCACCCACGGCCTGAAAAGCTTGGGCTTTATGGAGATTGAGGTTTCTCAATCTCCTCTTTCCGCATCTGAAACTGTGGGATTTGTTTTCAATACTGCACACTACCTATTGGATTTTGGTCCAGTTCTCAAAGATGGTGATACGATTGGCATGTCGGCTGACCAAAAAATCAAAATCACCCACGTGGACAGTGCCTACCAGCCCGGGCAGATGGTCTATCATCTCGAAATGCTGAGCTGA
- a CDS encoding glycoside hydrolase family 3 N-terminal domain-containing protein codes for MLHGSSRFVFVVGSVGFVCAGVAGVMAADGRFVREQAVSPIYQDGWIDLNKDGQKNPYEDRTVETETRITDLIRRMTLEEKTAQMTTWYGFPRVAKDELPTPAWETAFWKDGIGNIDEHINGNTGWLNNLTDPVHDLPWSLHARAINEVQRWFIEKTRLGIPVDFTGEGIRGLMHSKATSFPAELGVATTWNKALVREIGRVTGREARALGYTNIYSPVLDLARDPRWGRVIESYGEDPFLVGALGVEQVKGIQEQRVVSTLKHFAVYSVPKGGRDGEARTDPQVTWRDVQTIFLPPFRRAVMEGGAMGVMSSYNDYDGIPVQSNRLFLTEILREQWGFRGYVVSDSAAVEFIHTKHRTAATPAEGIRQAVEAGLNIRTNFTPPEEYGEPLRQLVREGKLSMETIDARVRDVLRVKFWLGLFDQPYRDNPAEADHVVRAPEHLALAAKAAREAIVLLKNANDALPLKKDALKRVLVTGPLADDAHGWWSRYGAQRLDFITPLAGIRAKLGAAGVDVRYVQGVAVKDENFPESDIVKEEPSEKVRAGITAAVEAAKEVDVIIAVLGETDELCRESASRVSLDLPGYQEHLLRALHATGKPVVLVLSNGRPLSVNWAAKHVPAIVEMWLPGEEGGAALADILFGDVNPSGKLPITFPKSVGQIQMNFPAHPGSQGKDAGQVSGVLFPFGHGLSYTRFAYKNLSVTPAQQGPGGRIEVSCEVTNTGKRAGDEIVQLYVRDDYSSVVTFEKVLRGFERVTLAPGETKTVNFTLTPGDLALYNRTNAWAVEPGRFTVWIGASSEDMKLEGAFEITDGNAPREAAAKATDRTDPR; via the coding sequence ATGCTCCATGGTTCATCGCGTTTTGTTTTTGTCGTCGGCTCGGTTGGTTTTGTGTGCGCCGGGGTCGCCGGTGTGATGGCTGCGGATGGGCGCTTCGTACGCGAGCAGGCGGTGTCTCCGATTTATCAGGACGGCTGGATCGATCTGAACAAGGACGGGCAGAAAAATCCGTACGAAGACCGCACGGTCGAGACTGAGACGCGGATCACGGATTTGATTCGCCGGATGACGCTGGAGGAAAAGACGGCGCAGATGACGACGTGGTATGGATTCCCGCGCGTGGCGAAAGATGAGTTACCAACGCCGGCGTGGGAGACGGCGTTTTGGAAAGATGGCATCGGTAACATCGATGAGCACATCAACGGAAACACGGGCTGGCTGAATAATCTCACGGACCCGGTTCACGATCTGCCGTGGTCGTTGCATGCGCGGGCGATTAACGAGGTGCAGCGCTGGTTTATCGAGAAGACGCGGCTGGGGATTCCGGTGGATTTCACCGGCGAGGGGATTCGCGGGCTGATGCATTCGAAGGCGACGAGTTTTCCGGCGGAGCTCGGTGTGGCGACGACGTGGAATAAAGCGCTGGTGCGCGAGATCGGACGCGTGACGGGGCGCGAGGCGCGGGCGCTGGGGTATACGAATATTTATTCGCCGGTGCTCGATCTGGCGCGCGATCCGCGCTGGGGGCGCGTGATCGAGAGTTATGGGGAAGATCCGTTTTTGGTCGGTGCGCTAGGAGTCGAACAAGTGAAGGGAATTCAGGAGCAGCGCGTGGTTTCGACGCTGAAGCACTTCGCGGTTTACTCGGTGCCGAAGGGCGGGCGCGACGGTGAGGCGCGGACCGATCCGCAGGTGACGTGGCGGGATGTGCAGACGATTTTTCTGCCGCCGTTTCGTCGTGCGGTGATGGAAGGCGGCGCAATGGGCGTGATGTCGTCTTACAATGATTATGATGGGATTCCCGTGCAGAGTAACCGGCTGTTTCTGACGGAGATTCTTCGCGAGCAGTGGGGTTTCCGCGGTTATGTCGTGTCGGACAGCGCGGCGGTGGAGTTCATTCACACGAAGCATCGCACGGCAGCGACGCCGGCAGAAGGCATCCGGCAAGCGGTGGAGGCGGGGCTGAATATCCGGACGAACTTCACGCCGCCCGAAGAATATGGTGAACCGCTGCGCCAACTGGTGCGCGAGGGAAAGCTCTCGATGGAGACTATCGATGCGCGTGTGCGTGATGTGTTGCGCGTGAAGTTCTGGCTCGGGCTTTTCGATCAGCCGTATCGCGACAATCCGGCGGAGGCGGATCATGTGGTACGTGCGCCAGAACATCTGGCGCTGGCGGCGAAGGCGGCGCGTGAGGCGATCGTGTTGCTGAAGAATGCGAATGATGCGCTGCCGTTGAAGAAGGATGCGTTGAAGCGCGTGCTGGTGACTGGGCCGCTCGCAGATGATGCGCACGGCTGGTGGTCGCGTTATGGGGCGCAGCGTTTGGATTTTATCACGCCGCTCGCGGGGATTCGCGCGAAGCTTGGGGCGGCGGGCGTGGATGTTCGCTACGTGCAAGGCGTGGCGGTGAAGGACGAAAACTTTCCTGAGAGTGATATCGTGAAGGAAGAGCCGTCGGAGAAAGTGCGTGCGGGGATCACGGCGGCGGTCGAGGCGGCAAAGGAGGTGGATGTGATCATCGCGGTGCTCGGCGAGACGGATGAGTTGTGTCGTGAGTCGGCAAGTCGCGTGAGTCTGGATTTGCCGGGTTATCAGGAGCATTTGTTGCGCGCCTTACATGCGACGGGGAAGCCGGTGGTGTTGGTGCTCAGCAATGGGCGTCCGCTGAGCGTGAACTGGGCGGCGAAGCATGTGCCGGCGATTGTGGAGATGTGGCTGCCGGGCGAGGAAGGCGGGGCGGCGCTGGCGGATATTTTATTCGGCGACGTGAATCCGTCGGGGAAGCTGCCGATCACGTTTCCGAAGAGCGTCGGGCAAATTCAGATGAACTTCCCCGCGCATCCGGGCTCGCAGGGCAAAGACGCGGGGCAGGTGAGCGGTGTGCTGTTTCCGTTCGGACACGGGCTGAGCTACACGCGCTTCGCGTATAAAAACCTGAGCGTGACGCCGGCGCAGCAAGGGCCGGGCGGGCGCATCGAGGTGAGTTGCGAGGTGACGAACACGGGCAAGCGCGCGGGCGACGAGATCGTGCAACTCTACGTGCGCGACGACTACAGCAGCGTCGTCACCTTTGAAAAAGTGCTGCGCGGGTTCGAGCGCGTGACGCTTGCGCCGGGCGAGACGAAGACGGTGAACTTCACGCTCACGCCGGGCGATCTCGCGCTCTACAATCGTACGAACGCGTGGGCGGTGGAGCCGGGGCGTTTCACGGTGTGGATCGGGGCGTCGTCGGAAGACATGAAGCTCGAAGGCGCGTTTGAAATCACGGATGGCAATGCGCCGCGTGAAGCGGCGGCGAAGGCGACGGATCGGACGGATCCGCGGTGA
- a CDS encoding molybdenum cofactor biosynthesis protein MoaE — translation MPADTAFTFRISADPLDPAALKPLLGDAHAGACVTFEGWVRNHNEGHPVQSLEYEAFAALAEKEGARILAEAREKFSITHAVCIHRTGHLQIGDLAVWTGVSAAHRDAAFAACRYLIDETKARVPIWKKEHYTSGATQWINCATRGDHVGDTHP, via the coding sequence ATGCCCGCCGACACCGCCTTCACCTTCCGCATCTCCGCCGACCCGCTCGACCCTGCCGCGCTGAAACCACTCCTCGGCGACGCCCACGCCGGCGCCTGCGTCACCTTCGAAGGCTGGGTCCGCAACCACAACGAAGGCCATCCCGTGCAGTCGCTCGAATACGAAGCCTTCGCCGCCCTCGCCGAAAAAGAAGGCGCGCGCATCCTCGCCGAGGCACGGGAAAAATTCTCCATCACCCACGCCGTCTGCATCCACCGCACCGGCCACCTCCAGATCGGCGACCTCGCCGTCTGGACCGGCGTCTCCGCCGCCCACCGCGACGCCGCCTTCGCCGCCTGCCGCTACCTCATCGACGAGACCAAAGCCCGCGTCCCCATCTGGAAAAAAGAACACTACACGAGCGGCGCAACCCAGTGGATCAACTGCGCCACCCGCGGCGACCACGTCGGCGACACGCATCCGTAG
- a CDS encoding ribonuclease E inhibitor RraB, translating to MAKKVQIGAIIEIDTKIGKAYAQFSHYHSEPPRWGALIRVLPGVFDERPAEFKALVVQKEIFSTFFPLQAAVNRDIVREVGAEPLPEHAKPFPLFRSGNPNPETGKVSQWWLWDGVKSWMVPGLTDEQWDLPIKEISNDLALIDRIETGWTPRKDEAMTQEERAKNPVQKRITKTRHFLLFKTRADAECVLQEVADRGMMSGGILDDGSGFTLLVEQLGNPSREDLDRVMATLREIAALRNGHYDGWDTAVAG from the coding sequence CGAAGATAGGGAAAGCGTACGCGCAGTTTTCTCACTATCACAGTGAGCCGCCGCGCTGGGGCGCGTTGATTCGGGTGTTGCCGGGCGTGTTCGACGAGCGGCCGGCGGAGTTCAAAGCACTCGTTGTGCAGAAGGAGATTTTTTCGACCTTCTTTCCGCTCCAGGCTGCTGTGAATCGAGACATTGTGCGTGAGGTTGGGGCTGAGCCGCTGCCGGAGCACGCCAAGCCGTTTCCGCTATTCAGGTCAGGCAATCCGAATCCCGAGACTGGCAAAGTCTCGCAATGGTGGCTTTGGGATGGAGTGAAGTCCTGGATGGTCCCAGGCCTGACCGACGAGCAATGGGATCTCCCCATAAAGGAGATTTCCAACGATCTGGCGCTCATTGATCGGATCGAAACCGGGTGGACGCCTCGAAAAGACGAAGCAATGACACAGGAAGAGAGGGCAAAGAATCCGGTGCAAAAGCGGATCACGAAAACACGGCACTTCCTGCTCTTCAAAACTCGGGCAGATGCAGAGTGCGTGCTTCAGGAAGTAGCGGATCGGGGTATGATGTCGGGCGGCATCTTGGACGACGGCTCTGGTTTCACTCTTTTAGTCGAGCAGCTGGGCAATCCATCACGAGAGGATCTGGACAGGGTTATGGCCACCTTGCGTGAGATCGCAGCTCTGAGAAACGGTCACTACGACGGGTGGGACACGGCAGTGGCTGGCTGA